ATTGGCAGCCTTGAAGTGGCTCACGTGAATCTGCCGGTCGGCGTGCTGATCTGGGTGATGATCATCCCCATGCTGATGAAAATTGACTTCCGCGGGCTCAACGAGATCTACCAGCAACGCGCTGGCATGGCCGTCACCCTGACCGTGAACTGGCTGATCAAACCCTTCACCATGGCGTTTCTGGCCTGGCTGTTTTTGCGTCATGTGTTTGCCGACTGGCTGCCTGCTGATCAGATCGACAGCTATGTGGCGGGCCTGATTCTGCTGGGCGCGGCGCCCTGCACGGCGATGGTGTTTGTGTGGAGCAACCTGTGCAGCGGCAACGCTAACTTCACCCTGAGCCAGGTGGCGATTAATGACCTGGTAATGGTGTTTGCCTTTGCCCCCATCGTCGCCCTGCTGCTGGGCGTTTCGGCGATTCCGGTGCCGTGGGCCACTCTGCTGTTGTCGGTGGTGATGTACATCATCATTCCGCTGATCATTGCCCAATGGCTACGCGCCCGGTTGCTGCGTCGTGGTGAGGAGGCGTTCAACAACGCCCTCAAACGCCTAGCTCCAGCCTCTATCATTGCTCTGCTGGCTACACTGCTTCTGCTGTTCTCTTTCCAGGGCCGGAACATCGTTGAACAGCCTCTGATCATCGCCCTGCTGTCCGTGCCGATTCTGTTGCAGACACTGTTTATCGCCGCGCTGGGCTACTGGATGTGCCGCACGCTGAAAGTACGTCACGATATCGCAGGCCCCGCAGCCATGATCGGCGCCTCCAACTTCTTTGAGCTGGCTGTAGCGGTGGCGATCGTTCTGTACGGTTTCAACTCAGGCGCGGCGCTGGCCACAGTGGTCGGTGTTCTGATCGAAGTACCGGTGATGCTCTGGCTGGTGCAACAAATCAACCGCAGCAAGGTCTGGTACGAATCGCGCTGAATCCATCCTGCTGCGAGGCCAATTGCACAAACTTGCGCTTTTGTTCTGCAAGGGGCTGGCAGCCGCTCAAGCCAAGCGTAGGATGATTAGCGGAAGGAGGAGCTATGTCCCAACTTGAGCATCTACAGGTATTTCAGAGCCTCAACAACTCGCCTCATGCCAGCCTGCAACGCAGTGCCGAGCTGGGTGACGGGCTGGCTGCGGCTATCTGGCAGAACCGTCACGATGCCCAGAATTATCACGCTCCGACTCACCACACCTTGTCCTGCTACCTAAGTGGCGGCACCCGCACATTCCGCCGGGATGCACCGCACAGCAAGGGCGCACCGGACAAGCTGTGCATCCTCCCGGCCGGGCATCAGTCGGCGTGGGTGATCAATGGTGAAGTGCAACTGGCGCACCTGTATATCAGTCAGGAACAGTTCGCTCTGGCCGCCATGCGCCTGCTGGATCGAGAACCCCGTGAGCTGCACATGCGCGAAGGCACCTATGTGGATGACCCGCAGCAAGCGCAGCGCTTCCGCCAGTTGTGTCAGCTCGACTGGAACGAGCCCGGCGAACGCCTGCTCACCAGCAGCCTGGCTCATGAGCTGATCCAGCACACTGTCTTTTCACAAGTTGAACGGCGTCAGGGCGTGCAGCTTAAAGGTGGCCTTGCTCCCACTCTTAGACGCCACGTTGTGGACTACATTCAGGTCAATCTGGCCAGCCCGATCACCCTGGGTGAGCTGGCGCAACTCTGCGCGCTGTCCGAATACCACTTCGCCCGCATGTTTCAGAAAAGTTTTGGCCTGCCACCGCACCGTTATGTGCTGGCCCAGCGCCTGCGTCACGCCCAGTCCCTGCTGCAACATACCGACCAGCCCCTAAGCGCCATCGCTCAGGCCTGCGGTTTTGCCAGCCCGAGTCACTTCAACAACCGTTTCCGTCAGGCCCATGGCGCAACGCCGGGGCAGTATCGCAGTGCTTTTCGCCCCTAAACAGGACATGACCTTTCATCCGCGAGCAAATGGCCTGCATTGAACTGACCTCTCCTTATCTATAAACCAGCTCGGTTTACTGCCAAGTGGTATTAGCACCACCTGCTATTGCCCGTGAGTCTGTGTAAAAATCACCGGCTGTCTTGAGGAAAGGCTTTTTGATTTTGCGTTCACTTATTTGTCGGATCAGTTTCAATTGATGGCGCTCGATATCCTGCACCTGCGCGAGGAGGACTGGCGCGCAGAATTTGATGAAGGGGATTTCACCCGGGGCCAGCAATACGCGACTCAGGGGCGAAGCCGCTTACTCAGCATTAAGGAAAGTACCTTACAGGCCAACTGCTGGGGTTCGGCGGTCAATGCCTATCAACAACGCATCGTCCTGCAGCCGACCGAACGCGGCTGGAACGTGAACGGCAAGTGCAGCTGCCCAGTGCGCGCCAACTGTAAACACGTGGCCAGCGCCCTGCTGACCCTGCAAGCCTTGCAGGAACGTGGTGAAGACCTGTCCTCGCTGATTGTCAACGAGACGAAAATCCACGAAGAACGTCTCGACAACCTGCAACCCAAAGCCGTGCTCAGCCTTGGCAGTTTAGTCCGTGTGCACTTCGACGCTCGCAAAGGCCGCATGCTGGAACAAACCCAGCATCGTGCCGCGCTGGCCTTTGATTATGACGGTCATCTGGCCACCGGTAAGCAGAACAAAGAGCTGCTGGTACGGCTGACGCCTGAACACCACCTGCGCATTACCCGCGACTTGAGCGCTGAAGCCCTGCTGCGCAAGCGTCTGGAACAGACCGGCCTGCAAGTCGCCCTGCGCCAAAGTGATGCCCTGCCGGAAAGCGCTGGCGAAGCTTATGAGCATCTGAACGAAACCGCCTGGCTGCATTTTGTCCGCGAGCAACTGCCGCAACTGCGCCTGGAAGGCTGGCAGGTCAACATGCAGCCGGACTTCCAGTTCAACCTGGCGCAGATTGATGACTGGTACGCGCAGGTCGATGAAGACCCGGAGCAAAGCTGGTTCGATCTGGAACTGGGTATTGAGGTCGAAGGCGAGCGCATCAGCCTGCTGCCTGTATTGCTGCAAGCCATCCGCCGTACGCCCTGGCTGCTCAACGGCGAAGCGCTAAACAAGCGCAATGACGACGAACTACTGCTGGTCAGCTTGCCCAACCACAAGCGCGTCGCCCTGCCGCTGGCCCGTCTGAAGCCTCTGCTGGCCACGCTGGGTGAACTGTTTGTGCGTGAGCCGGGCGAATCGTCCCAGCGCATCCGCATGTCCAAACTTGATGCCAGCAAACTCAACCATCTGCAAACCGGCCCGAGTTTTTCATGGCAAGGCGGCAGTGAACTCCGCGACTTTGCCTCACGCCTGCAAGCGCTGGAAGGTAAAGAGCAGCAAACACCAAAAGACCTGCAGGCCGAATTACGTTCCTACCAGTTGCAAGGGTTGGCCTGGATGCAGGGGCTGGCCGAGCTGAATGTCGGTGGGTTGCTGGCTGATGACATGGGCTTGGGCAAAACCCTGCAAACCCTCGGGCATATCCTCTGCGAACACCAAGCCGGTCGCTTACAGCATCCCGCACTGATCGTGATGCCCACCAGCCTGATTCCCAACTGGCAGGATGAAGCGGCACGCTTCACACCTCAGCTCAAAGTACTGGCCTTGCATGGCGCCAAGCGCCGCAGCCAGTTCAAACTGATCCCCGAGCATCAGATCATCCTTACTACCTACGCCTTGCTGCCCCGCGATCTGAAAGCGTTGGGTGCCTATCGCTACCGCCTGCTGATTCTCGATGAAGCGCAAAACATCAAAAACCCGCGCAGCAAGGCCGCCAGCGCCGCCAGCCAGTTGCAGGCAGATCAACGCCTGTGCCTGACGGGTACGCCGCTGGAAAACCACTTGGGCGAATTGTGGTCACTGTTTAACTTCCTTATGCCGGGTTGGTTGGGCGATTACAAAAGCTTCAATCAGGACTACCGCGTTCCGATTGAGAAAAACGGCAACGAGCAACGCCTTGCGCACCTGACCGGACGCATCAAACCGTTTATTTTGCGGCGCACCAAAGAACAGGTAGCCAGCGAACTGCCGCCGAAAACCGAGATTATCCAATGGGTTGAGCTGACCGCCGCCCAGCGCGACCGCTACGAAACCTTGCGCCTGGCCATGGACCAGAAGGTTCGTGCCGAAGTGGCCCGCCAAGGTTTGGCCCGTAGCCAGATCGTCATCCTCGAAGCCTTGCTGCGCCTGCGGCAGGCCTGCTGCGACCTGCGCCTGCTGGATGAAGAAAGTACGCTGACCAGCGCCGACTCCGGCAAACTCAGCGGCTTGCTCGACATGCTGCAAGAACTGTTCGCTGAGGGCCGCAAAGTGCTGCTGTTCTCCCAGTTCACCCGCATGCTCGCGCTGATCGAAGCCGAACTCCAGGCCCGGCAAATCCCTTACGCCAAACTCACCGGTGATACTCAGGACCGCCGCACCCCGGTTGAACGCTTTCAGGCGGGCGAGCTACCGATCTTCCTGATCAGCCTGAAAGCCGGCGGTGCAGGCCTTAACCTTACCGCCGCCGACACCGTGATCCACTTCGATCCGTGGTGGAACCCCGCCGCCGAAGCCCAGGCCAGCGACCGCGCCTACCGCATCGGCCAGGACAAACCCGTGTTCGTCTACAAAATGATTGCCCGAGGCAGCGTAGAAGAGAAAATCCAGCAGCTGCAATATGCCAAAGCCAACCTGGCCAAAGGTGTGCTGGCGGGCGGTAGCCAAAGCCAGTTGCAGCTGAGTGAAGAGGATTTGCAGGCGTTGTTTGCGCCGCTGGAAGACTAATCGAGTCGCTCACCATCAGCTCAAAAACTGATGGTGAGGGTGCTACGACTTACCAGTTATATGAAACACCAACCTGTGCGCCCACTTCGCTGAAATCAATCCCATCAGCGGCCTGGCTGTTGATCTCACCCCACCCGCGCCAGCCAGACGACAGGTTCACCTGCACACCCGCCTTGGTTTCGATCATGTCACGCGGTGTGTTACGGCGCAGACTCTCTCCATCCACACTGATAGCGGCTTTATTACCACCCAACCACCAATTTACCGCCACATACGGATTTACCGGATGCTGGCCAGAAGATGTTTCACGACTGTATAAACGCACGCCCAAACGAGTAGTGATAGCCTCATCACTCTCGTCCCTGACAACGGTGCCGTTGCTCTCCACAACACGATCAGCGTCATACTCGCTGTATATCACCTGTAGCTGCGGCTCGACGTAAACACCACGCTGTTCGTTACGACTTAACGGCAGGGTATAACCGGCTTCGGCAGAGGCAGTCCAGCTGTGCGATTTATAGTTTTCCTCGGGCAACCCATCACCTCGGACGCTGTTGTGGAAACGGCCATATTGCAGCCAACCATCCACATAAACACCGCCCTCCATTTTCGCATCCTGCAACCAGGTACCATAAAGCCCCACGCTGCGCCCTTCGACCTCGCCACGCGCGGCATAACCCGTCACCTGCGAGCGGCTGCGATTGCTAGCGCGCCCTTGGCCCAGCATCACCCCGGCCTGTAACTCGCCGCCAGTGTCCGTGGCAAGGCGTCGGCCAATCCCCAGCAGCATGCTGGAGGCATCGCCCTCAACGTGAACCTGCTGACTGTCCTCACGCTTATTCGGCTGACTGTCGCGTGCATGCATCCACACAATTGTCTGGCCATCACTGCCAGCCTTAGCTGCCGGATCGCCTGCGCGATCATACAAACCGTGCTGAAACATGCTTCGGGCCGCGCGCTGGTTGGCCACATACACCGCTGGCTCGGGCCGTTCAACCTGGGGCTTGGAGGGGGTGGGCCCAGGTTGCGGCTCTGGCTTTGGCTTTGGCTTTGGCTTTGGCTCTGGCTTTGGCTTTGGCTTTGGCTCTGGCTCTGGCTCTGGCTTTGGCTCTGGCTCCGGCTCCTCGCTCTGATTCAGCTCCGAACGCAGATACCAGTTGCCGTCATTCGGCGTGCTTACACCGCCCTTGAACAGGAAATAATCGTACAAACCCGCAACGGCGCGACCTTGCAGCGTAAACTCTGCTTCAGACCGCCCAGCTACGCTAATCAGACGGATCCCCTCACTGGTCTGGGCACCTGCACCGCCTGCATTTAGGACACCTACAGTGGCAGTCCCGCTACTGTTGCCCTGAATGATCAATTGATCGCCCAATGAGGCATCATCACCGAGCGCGCGATTGAACAGCCAATGTCCACCTTGACCGACATAATCACCGGAAACCGTAACGGTTTTGAAAACGCCACCAACAGGCGCCTCAAAAACAACGGTACCAGCATGGTTAAATGTGCCCATACTGGAGTTAGCTAGTACATTCCACCGACTGCTGCTATCCAGCGCAAGTTGTGATACCTGATACCCGGAATTATTGAGCAGCGAGCCACTGAATACAGTTCCGTTTTTTAATTGCATGTCCAAAAAGGCAGTGGCACTGTCCACTGCCACATCACCACGCAAAACACTGGCGTCAGAGGTAAAATCAATACGCCCTGTTGCAACAGTGCGGCCATCAGTAAATACAGTGTCGCTCACCCGCAGCATCAGACCTTTACCTTTAGCCGCAGTGACATCACTTCCATTAACAACCAAAGCGTGGTTGCTACCCTGCTGCCAGAACGCTGGCCCACTGAGTGTTTCAATAGTGCTGTCGTTGAATGTTGCTAGGTTCCAATAGTTACCAAACTCAGTCAGGTAAGAACGATACGCTCCAGCCCCCTCGCCACTCATTAAGATATTCAGACCAGAAGCATGATCAATTCTGCCAGTGTTCATTTGCACAATGCCGAAGCTGTTATCACCATCCGACTGGATTGTGACGTCCTCAAGGTGAGCTCTGACAGCATATCCCCCAAGGAAAAGACCACCACCACCATCTCCCATGACCCGGATATTACTTTCACTTGCCGTTACACGACTAAGACCCGCTGTTGAGCTGGTTAGGCGTAAGCCATACACGTAGTCGCCATAGGTAGTAATCTCCGAACGCTGAATATTTGCCTGGCCACCGAAGATATCAACACCATGCCCGAGATTATGATTCCATGTATTGATCGCACTGTCTGACAGCTGCAAATACGACTCCTCAGCCATCCAGACCCCTGAGTAGCCATCACGCACATTAAAAACTGCATCACGAGCAACGACTTTGGCCCAAGTATTGAGATTGATGCCATAGCCACCAAACGTAGTGAAACGTCCACCAACAATTTCTGCAGCGCTATACTGCCTCTGCAGGCGGTTCCCCATCACGCGTAAGCTGCCGCCCTCAGAATTAGCAGTTACATTTTCAAGGTGCAGACTGCCCGCGTTGCTGACGTCAAACCAACCTCCCTCCAAACTTGAGTTATAAATTTCGGCACGACTGCCAGCGTCAGAAACATTAAAACCAGAAAGAATGCTGGTAGGCGCCATGGATAGCTGGCTATCACGCACGGTCAAAAATCCGCCCAAGCCTGCGCGAAAGCGTCCTTCTTTCTCTGTGGAAAGCGTTAAATCGGTTATATGAAGTTCACTACCAGCACCATATGAACTAAAGGTGTATATCGACTCAGCCTGCGTAGCATCACCTTGGCCATACCGAATGACACCGCCGTTATGTGCCTGCAAGCCAGCTGAACCTATGCCATAGCCTCCCAGCCCAATCCTGATATTGGTGGCATCAATAACGCTGCCGACACCCGTCGCGTAAAGAGTATTACCATCTGCAAATACTACTGCATCCCTCAGGGTTATTTGTCCACCACCAGAAGCATGCACACCGCCACCACTGCCCAGTGCCTCGATGTGGCTTCCATTAATAGTTGCCGAACTGCCTGATCCACTGACCCAAACAGCTTTGCTGCTTCCAGAAGCCCTTACGACATCCTCCTCACCCAATAAAATACTGGAGCCGTTATTTATATAAAGTGGGCCGTGAGTAGCAGCATGAACTGGTAATACCATCCATAGCGCATTAGCTAAAAAGCTGGGAACAAGCGAGAAACGTGAATAGCGCCGACCAATAACTTTATGGCGAGTAGAAGCTTTACTCATGCAGAAGTAATTCCTTATGCTCGACGACATAGCGCCGACTTATTCCTTAAGTGCATGTTGAGTGGCGTTTTAATTCACACCCATATACATTGAGCCAATAACTTTTAGCTGCAACACCACACACTAGTCATGCCTGCGCATCCAATGGCTAGCGCCACATGCGTAATCAATAGCAACTGAAAGCCTCGGAGACTCGAGATTGACCGCATAATCGTCTCGAACACTCCGGTAAGAAGTACAACGCAGGACAGCTGGGCAGCAGAGAAGATAATCAGTGCTCAGTCAGCTCAATTGCCGACATACCCGAAGAGCAAATCCTATAGAGATGCGACTAAAAGTCATTGAAGGAAAACCCTATACAACTGTAGGAAGTTCCTGAAATATGAGACTTGCAGAAGTAAATAGCCTAATGGCCCAGCGAGAGATAAACATATCCATAACTAAAAGGCGCTTTCGCGCCTTTCATGTATCGTCAGTTCTTATCAATCAAATCCCCGCCATTTACATCCAGCGGTCGCTTCGACGGGAATCTGTAGGACGCATAACGCACCACCAGCACCGAGAGCGACAAAATCAAAATTCCGGCGCAGATATACACAAGCCCCAAGTCTGGCTTGTTGTGGTGGGATACATCACCGATCAGGTAGCGGGTCAGCGCCGTAATAGCGATGTAAAGCAGAAAGCGGATTGGCAGGTGGTTAGTTTTGAAGTAGATGCCGATCATCGCGCCCATTTCGAGGTAGATAAACAGCAGCAGGATGTCGTCGATGCTGGCGGAACCTTTGTCCACCATGCCGATGAAGGTAAACAGTGCAGACCAAACAGTGGCTGCGCCGATTACAAATAGCCCCAGAAGGTGAAAGCCCTCAACCATCAAATTACCCAGTGAGTTTGCACTGTGATGCATCGCCTCACGGGCGCGTTCAGCCCACTTCATTCTCTGCCCCCCGGTTAGATCCAAATACTGCAAGTTCTTACCCATCATCACTGCCTGAGGAGCAGGACGGCCTGATTGTGCAACGGATTGCACGACCTTACTAAGAACTCTTCACGCATGCGGCAACTCGCCGCGCCTGCGTTATGACTCGATTTTTACGCCTGTCATAACCACTTTCGGCAGATAGATAGCCTCAGCATTTCCCATACCGGCCAGTTCCCGGATTCCTTTACTACTATTCAAATGGTTACGCGTGCTTTATCCTTCGCAAAACTGTATGAATAACCAGTATTTCAACCATTAGCATAAAGGCGTAGAGGTGATGAATGGCCGTCGAAGTGGTGTACCGCAGCAGCCGGGATCTGGAGCGTTTGTTTATGGATAAAGCCGAAGCCGACCGCTATGACAAGATGCTCGAACTGGCTGAGTTGCTCACCGATGTGCTGCAAAAAGCAGTCCCCTCCCTCAGTGAGGAACAAGGTGAAGAACTGGGCATTTACATGGCCAAAAACCGCGACATTTTCGCCAGAGCCTTCAAAAACCAGCCAGATGCGCTGGCCGAGCTGGGTTCTACCGCAGAGGCCGAAGCGTAAGTCAGGCACGAAATGCTTCAATGTCTGGCATTGGAGCATTTCTTAATCACGGCCCAGCACACGGATTTACCCATCCAATAAAAACCACTGGACGAAGGCTCCAACCTTGGCTACAAAACCCGGAACACCGGGAGAATGCCATGGACCCTCGCGCTGCTTGCCTCGCCTGCCTGGAACGACCAACTCCTGCCTTATTTGAGGCTGCGCTGTGGGTGGCAGCCGAACATCACCCAGATGTTATTCCCGCCGAAGTCCTTAAACAGCTCAACCTCCTGCAACTCCAGGTCAGCCATGCATTACCCAATGCTCCAGCTCAGGAGCTGGCCCAGCCTCTGTTGCGCCGTTTAAGTGAACTGGACTTCCATGAAGACGACGAATACCCCATCCGCCCGCAAGCAGCGCTGATGCACCGCGTCGTGCAAC
The Pseudomonas mendocina DNA segment above includes these coding regions:
- a CDS encoding YebG family protein; protein product: MAVEVVYRSSRDLERLFMDKAEADRYDKMLELAELLTDVLQKAVPSLSEEQGEELGIYMAKNRDIFARAFKNQPDALAELGSTAEAEA
- a CDS encoding DEAD/DEAH box helicase, with protein sequence MALDILHLREEDWRAEFDEGDFTRGQQYATQGRSRLLSIKESTLQANCWGSAVNAYQQRIVLQPTERGWNVNGKCSCPVRANCKHVASALLTLQALQERGEDLSSLIVNETKIHEERLDNLQPKAVLSLGSLVRVHFDARKGRMLEQTQHRAALAFDYDGHLATGKQNKELLVRLTPEHHLRITRDLSAEALLRKRLEQTGLQVALRQSDALPESAGEAYEHLNETAWLHFVREQLPQLRLEGWQVNMQPDFQFNLAQIDDWYAQVDEDPEQSWFDLELGIEVEGERISLLPVLLQAIRRTPWLLNGEALNKRNDDELLLVSLPNHKRVALPLARLKPLLATLGELFVREPGESSQRIRMSKLDASKLNHLQTGPSFSWQGGSELRDFASRLQALEGKEQQTPKDLQAELRSYQLQGLAWMQGLAELNVGGLLADDMGLGKTLQTLGHILCEHQAGRLQHPALIVMPTSLIPNWQDEAARFTPQLKVLALHGAKRRSQFKLIPEHQIILTTYALLPRDLKALGAYRYRLLILDEAQNIKNPRSKAASAASQLQADQRLCLTGTPLENHLGELWSLFNFLMPGWLGDYKSFNQDYRVPIEKNGNEQRLAHLTGRIKPFILRRTKEQVASELPPKTEIIQWVELTAAQRDRYETLRLAMDQKVRAEVARQGLARSQIVILEALLRLRQACCDLRLLDEESTLTSADSGKLSGLLDMLQELFAEGRKVLLFSQFTRMLALIEAELQARQIPYAKLTGDTQDRRTPVERFQAGELPIFLISLKAGGAGLNLTAADTVIHFDPWWNPAAEAQASDRAYRIGQDKPVFVYKMIARGSVEEKIQQLQYAKANLAKGVLAGGSQSQLQLSEEDLQALFAPLED
- a CDS encoding AraC family transcriptional regulator, which produces MSQLEHLQVFQSLNNSPHASLQRSAELGDGLAAAIWQNRHDAQNYHAPTHHTLSCYLSGGTRTFRRDAPHSKGAPDKLCILPAGHQSAWVINGEVQLAHLYISQEQFALAAMRLLDREPRELHMREGTYVDDPQQAQRFRQLCQLDWNEPGERLLTSSLAHELIQHTVFSQVERRQGVQLKGGLAPTLRRHVVDYIQVNLASPITLGELAQLCALSEYHFARMFQKSFGLPPHRYVLAQRLRHAQSLLQHTDQPLSAIAQACGFASPSHFNNRFRQAHGATPGQYRSAFRP
- a CDS encoding autotransporter outer membrane beta-barrel domain-containing protein, whose amino-acid sequence is MSKASTRHKVIGRRYSRFSLVPSFLANALWMVLPVHAATHGPLYINNGSSILLGEEDVVRASGSSKAVWVSGSGSSATINGSHIEALGSGGGVHASGGGQITLRDAVVFADGNTLYATGVGSVIDATNIRIGLGGYGIGSAGLQAHNGGVIRYGQGDATQAESIYTFSSYGAGSELHITDLTLSTEKEGRFRAGLGGFLTVRDSQLSMAPTSILSGFNVSDAGSRAEIYNSSLEGGWFDVSNAGSLHLENVTANSEGGSLRVMGNRLQRQYSAAEIVGGRFTTFGGYGINLNTWAKVVARDAVFNVRDGYSGVWMAEESYLQLSDSAINTWNHNLGHGVDIFGGQANIQRSEITTYGDYVYGLRLTSSTAGLSRVTASESNIRVMGDGGGGLFLGGYAVRAHLEDVTIQSDGDNSFGIVQMNTGRIDHASGLNILMSGEGAGAYRSYLTEFGNYWNLATFNDSTIETLSGPAFWQQGSNHALVVNGSDVTAAKGKGLMLRVSDTVFTDGRTVATGRIDFTSDASVLRGDVAVDSATAFLDMQLKNGTVFSGSLLNNSGYQVSQLALDSSSRWNVLANSSMGTFNHAGTVVFEAPVGGVFKTVTVSGDYVGQGGHWLFNRALGDDASLGDQLIIQGNSSGTATVGVLNAGGAGAQTSEGIRLISVAGRSEAEFTLQGRAVAGLYDYFLFKGGVSTPNDGNWYLRSELNQSEEPEPEPKPEPEPEPKPKPKPEPKPKPKPKPEPQPGPTPSKPQVERPEPAVYVANQRAARSMFQHGLYDRAGDPAAKAGSDGQTIVWMHARDSQPNKREDSQQVHVEGDASSMLLGIGRRLATDTGGELQAGVMLGQGRASNRSRSQVTGYAARGEVEGRSVGLYGTWLQDAKMEGGVYVDGWLQYGRFHNSVRGDGLPEENYKSHSWTASAEAGYTLPLSRNEQRGVYVEPQLQVIYSEYDADRVVESNGTVVRDESDEAITTRLGVRLYSRETSSGQHPVNPYVAVNWWLGGNKAAISVDGESLRRNTPRDMIETKAGVQVNLSSGWRGWGEINSQAADGIDFSEVGAQVGVSYNW
- the arsB gene encoding ACR3 family arsenite efflux transporter; protein product: MSEPTASSSSAPLGRFERYLSVWVLLCMVVGTLLGLYAPSAAQTIGSLEVAHVNLPVGVLIWVMIIPMLMKIDFRGLNEIYQQRAGMAVTLTVNWLIKPFTMAFLAWLFLRHVFADWLPADQIDSYVAGLILLGAAPCTAMVFVWSNLCSGNANFTLSQVAINDLVMVFAFAPIVALLLGVSAIPVPWATLLLSVVMYIIIPLIIAQWLRARLLRRGEEAFNNALKRLAPASIIALLATLLLLFSFQGRNIVEQPLIIALLSVPILLQTLFIAALGYWMCRTLKVRHDIAGPAAMIGASNFFELAVAVAIVLYGFNSGAALATVVGVLIEVPVMLWLVQQINRSKVWYESR
- a CDS encoding phosphate-starvation-inducible PsiE family protein, with amino-acid sequence MKWAERAREAMHHSANSLGNLMVEGFHLLGLFVIGAATVWSALFTFIGMVDKGSASIDDILLLFIYLEMGAMIGIYFKTNHLPIRFLLYIAITALTRYLIGDVSHHNKPDLGLVYICAGILILSLSVLVVRYASYRFPSKRPLDVNGGDLIDKN